One Lysinibacillus sp. OF-1 DNA segment encodes these proteins:
- a CDS encoding ArsR/SmtB family transcription factor, with protein sequence MEENCCTPKPQLTDRPLLDIDYAEGLSETFKILSNGTRLRILHAVIRTPNISVTELAEQLEMKPQAISNQLQRLDDKGIVRSSREGNFIRYRVVDPCVTSLLHEGWCLTEDLPK encoded by the coding sequence ATGGAAGAAAATTGTTGTACACCTAAACCTCAGCTAACGGATCGTCCTTTGTTGGATATAGATTATGCGGAGGGATTGAGCGAAACGTTTAAAATCCTTTCAAACGGCACGAGGCTTCGGATATTACACGCAGTGATTCGAACACCAAACATATCCGTTACTGAGTTGGCTGAACAACTCGAAATGAAACCTCAAGCCATCTCTAACCAACTTCAACGATTAGATGATAAGGGCATTGTTCGTTCGTCTCGTGAGGGAAATTTTATTCGGTATCGAGTTGTTGATCCTTGTGTAACCAGCCTTTTACACGA
- a CDS encoding heavy metal translocating P-type ATPase has translation MNTRWYKHPRTILLIIAATVTAFTLIAEIGFGLPEMWAIILYSIAIVVGGIYPARSAWVELRNGSLSINTLLIAAVIGAIYLGLWEEAAMLVVIFSLGELMESYASDKARNAIRALVELAPSEATVIRNGRQMRILTEQVEIRDIVLVRPGEKIPVDGVVTKGSTTVDQASITGESIPVSKQLGDEVFASTLNGRGALEIEVTKLAQDTTLAQIIKLVEGAQMKKGKGQRFSEKFGAIYTPAMFVLAIIVAIVPPLFFGQPFDEWLYRALVVLVVSCSCGLVLSVPVAVVTGIGTAARSGVMVKGGIYIESAGSTQVVAFDKTGTLTVGKPSVTDLVTVSDLSNKQLLDIAGALEKQSEHPLADAIMEETLNKKITIPDVEEFDSLTGRGAKGKINGNNYYIGNPRLFNELKVNINKDHVMQIEKLQGQGKTVMLLGTANEVLGMIAVADRPKENAKQAIQSLKEAGVKKVVMLTGDNRLTGEAIGKELGVDEVRAELLPEDKINAVKELQKQYGQVAMVGDGVNDAPALAQADVGIAMGVQGTDVALETADIALMQDNLDQLVYTLKLSKKTVSKIYQNIAISLAIVAFLVVTALIGVMPLTLGLIINEGSALLIIINGMFLRRHKWKKEGIRVENNQSNIPLADAE, from the coding sequence ATGAATACAAGGTGGTATAAACACCCAAGGACAATACTGTTGATTATTGCCGCAACCGTCACAGCATTTACACTGATTGCAGAAATTGGATTCGGTCTACCTGAAATGTGGGCGATTATTTTATATAGTATTGCAATTGTTGTTGGAGGGATCTATCCAGCAAGAAGTGCATGGGTTGAATTAAGAAATGGAAGTCTCTCCATTAATACATTGCTTATTGCGGCAGTAATTGGAGCTATTTATCTAGGATTATGGGAAGAAGCTGCGATGCTTGTCGTTATTTTCTCTTTAGGTGAATTAATGGAATCATACGCATCAGATAAAGCCAGAAATGCAATTAGAGCATTAGTTGAATTAGCCCCTAGTGAAGCAACAGTCATTCGAAATGGTCGTCAAATGCGTATATTGACAGAACAAGTGGAAATCAGAGATATCGTTCTGGTACGTCCCGGAGAAAAAATACCAGTTGATGGTGTAGTCACTAAAGGTTCAACTACAGTTGATCAAGCTTCCATTACTGGAGAGTCAATACCTGTATCAAAACAATTAGGAGATGAGGTATTTGCTTCAACATTAAATGGACGTGGTGCATTGGAAATAGAAGTGACTAAACTTGCTCAAGATACAACCCTAGCCCAAATTATTAAATTAGTAGAGGGCGCACAAATGAAAAAAGGGAAAGGACAGCGGTTCAGTGAGAAATTTGGTGCCATTTACACGCCAGCCATGTTTGTATTAGCGATCATTGTGGCTATTGTACCTCCCCTTTTCTTTGGTCAACCTTTTGATGAATGGTTATATAGAGCTTTAGTGGTACTAGTCGTTTCTTGTTCTTGTGGATTAGTACTGTCTGTGCCAGTCGCAGTCGTTACTGGCATTGGAACGGCAGCTCGAAGTGGAGTAATGGTTAAAGGCGGTATTTATATAGAATCAGCTGGTAGTACTCAAGTTGTGGCATTTGATAAAACAGGAACCTTGACAGTTGGAAAGCCTTCGGTCACGGATCTTGTAACGGTATCAGACCTTTCAAATAAGCAATTATTGGATATTGCTGGTGCGCTTGAAAAACAATCCGAACATCCTTTAGCTGATGCGATTATGGAAGAAACATTAAACAAAAAGATTACAATTCCAGATGTAGAAGAATTCGATTCACTTACAGGTCGTGGGGCAAAAGGTAAGATTAACGGAAATAATTACTACATTGGAAATCCACGCTTGTTTAACGAATTAAAAGTAAACATAAATAAAGACCACGTCATGCAAATTGAAAAGCTGCAAGGACAAGGGAAAACTGTCATGCTCTTAGGAACTGCCAATGAAGTACTTGGGATGATTGCAGTAGCTGATAGACCCAAAGAAAATGCAAAACAAGCTATTCAAAGTTTGAAAGAAGCTGGTGTGAAAAAGGTTGTTATGCTAACAGGTGATAATAGACTAACAGGTGAAGCAATTGGTAAAGAACTTGGCGTTGATGAAGTAAGAGCAGAACTCCTTCCAGAAGATAAGATTAACGCAGTGAAAGAATTGCAAAAACAGTATGGGCAGGTAGCGATGGTAGGAGATGGTGTAAATGATGCACCAGCACTGGCTCAGGCTGATGTAGGTATTGCAATGGGAGTTCAAGGAACAGACGTTGCACTAGAGACAGCAGATATTGCTTTAATGCAGGATAATTTAGATCAACTAGTATATACACTAAAATTAAGTAAAAAGACAGTTTCTAAAATATACCAAAATATTGCTATTTCGTTAGCGATAGTTGCGTTCCTTGTTGTGACTGCCTTGATCGGAGTCATGCCTCTTACATTAGGTTTAATTATAAATGAAGGTAGTGCATTACTTATTATTATCAACGGAATGTTCCTACGCAGGCATAAATGGAAAAAAGAAGGAATAAGGGTTGAAAACAATCAAAGTAATATTCCATTGGCTGATGCGGAATAA
- a CDS encoding heavy-metal-associated domain-containing protein: MNSAKTDVLKVEGLDCPSCATTVEKALKKLKGIQSTEANFFAEKLTVTYDDSRVTLDDIADKLKKVGHPVVK; encoded by the coding sequence ATGAATTCAGCAAAAACTGATGTTCTAAAAGTGGAAGGTTTGGATTGCCCTTCATGTGCAACAACAGTTGAAAAAGCTTTGAAAAAATTAAAGGGAATTCAAAGTACAGAGGCTAACTTTTTTGCGGAAAAATTAACTGTAACTTATGATGATTCCAGAGTAACTCTTGACGACATTGCTGATAAATTAAAAAAAGTAGGTCACCCTGTAGTTAAATAA